DNA from Amycolatopsis sp. DSM 110486:
GGCCTGCGCACGCCCGCCGGCGGCACGCTGTCGGTGCTCGGGCTCGACCCGCGGCGCGACCGGCACGAGCTGCGCCAGCGCCTGGGCGTGCAGCTTCAGGAGAGCCGGCTGCCCGACCGGTTGCGGGTGGACGAGGCGCTGGAGCTTTACTCGTCCTTCTACCGCAAGCCGGCGGACACCGAGCGGCTGCTCGGCCTGCTCGGGCTCACGCACCAGCGCGACACCGCCTACAAGAAGCTTTCGGGCGGGCAGCAGCAGCGCCTGTCGATCGCGCTCGCGCTCGTCGGCAGCCCCGAGATCGCGGTGCTCGACGAGCTCACCACGGGCCTCGACCCGCAGGCCCGCCGCGACACGTGGGACCTGGTCGAGGCGGTGCGCGACGAGGGCGTGACCGTCGTGCTCGTCACCCACTTCATGGAGGAGGCCGAGCGCCTCTGCGACCGCATCGCCGTGATCGACTCGGGCCGCGTCGTCGCCATCGACACGCCCGCCGGGCTGGTCCGCCAGGTCGGCGACGAGCAGCGCATCCGGTTCCGCCCGTCGGCGCCGGTCGACCTCGCACAGCTCGAAGCGCTGCCCGACGTGCTCGAGGTCGAACGCCACGGCTCGCAGCTCGTGG
Protein-coding regions in this window:
- a CDS encoding ABC transporter ATP-binding protein — translated: MPVIEVQHLHKTYGDKVAVDDVSFTVERGEIFGILGPNGAGKTTTVECLEGLRTPAGGTLSVLGLDPRRDRHELRQRLGVQLQESRLPDRLRVDEALELYSSFYRKPADTERLLGLLGLTHQRDTAYKKLSGGQQQRLSIALALVGSPEIAVLDELTTGLDPQARRDTWDLVEAVRDEGVTVVLVTHFMEEAERLCDRIAVIDSGRVVAIDTPAGLVRQVGDEQRIRFRPSAPVDLAQLEALPDVLEVERHGSQLVVTGRATALQTVTSFLARNQVLAGDLRVDQANLDDAFVALTGRKLD